tataatattttatattataaccATAGACCATTCACTCCCGGATTGAAGGTGTATGAATATTTCCCAGTCTAACCAGCTCCCTCTGCTGGTATTTAATTTTACACCtaatattatgcaataaatgaAGGAAATAAAAGTTATAACATTTGGATAAATGTGCAGaagtaacagaaaaatacaatgggttaaatgtgattaaattcaTTTGAATGTAGCAAAGTAAAATCATCTAAAATGCTAAGctgcaaaacatgaaaacattcaaacccattttttcttttaatcaatttatttattttttacatacacaAATTAACAATTAATTGTAATGGCAACAAAGTATTGAGTAATAACCTAAACAGGGGTAGATTGACAACTAATGATGGCTTATTTACAGAATTACACTTGTTTCCACACTAGTAAAGCACAGCCGGTCATAAAGCATCATAGTCATCCTCATCTTCGTGCTTCCTCTTGAGAGAGGTTGAGTCATTGGATGAATTCTGGGAGACCATGTTAGTAGTGATGAGGATGTTCTTGGAGCCGATGAGGGAGGGGTTGATTAGGACATTCTGAACTGTGGGGGTGGCTGGAGTAGCTgtgaattaaaacaaacaaaatcattattaattcattaattaaatgaTAAGTAAGCTCATATTATACTATAAGCATTTAccatatgctttaaaaaaaaacagacttgtCTATCCTTAGGTTACCCTACAAATAATCATTATCCATCACTTTGACAGACTTTTCAAGAAAATTAGACATATGCCATTCTATGCACACAAAAgcatattatgaaagccaaaagatgatTTCCGCATTAAAGCGGCCcatttgtattctttttaaaagaagtcgatatatttattttagatgtattgcctccttgcccatctaaaccgCTTTGcgcataattattgctcaaaattattattactatttgtaATGCACAGCTTAGTCCATTTATATTAATCTAACATaccatacctcttctgccatacatttccttgcatctgtatataactgatttgtacatatatatatatatatatacacacacgtgtgtgtgtcttATTGCGTATTTCTAttaatacttatattttctattctattttgtattatctctgtcttgttgtattgtttgtgcactggaagcttctgtcaccaagacatatTCCTTGTATGtaagcacacttggcaataaagctcattctgataataataatatcattcaACACAGATTGAAAGGTAATGGGGAATTTAGCATTATGACAAGGTTGATTTAAAACCAATTCCAGTgggtttttaaaatgttactttgtcaatttcaaaataaaagataaaattaTATAAGAGGAACTAGTTTTCAttcataaagtatttaattcacagACAGTATTATCCAATTCCTAGCATTACAATAcagttatttaatttataaaaatcttttattgattttccaaaagaaaacaaaaataacgatattatgaaatataaaaattacttttattgtgataaaaggtTTTGGTCAGATCACCCACCCCTATTCCTTAGAATGTAGATTTTGTCTTGATATAcctaacattaacatttttaagaatttcaaattaggggggcctgggtagctcagcgagtattgacacttgactaccacccctggagtcgtgagtttgaatccagggtgtgctgagtgactccagccaggtctcctaagcacccaaactggcccggttgctagggagggtagagttgcatggggtaacctccttgtggacaAAATTAGCGGTTCTCGCTGTCAATGGGGCGCGTGGGAAGTtatgcatggatcgcggagagtagcatgagcctccacggtATCaggcacaacgagccacatgataagatgagtggattgactgtctcagaagcggcggcaactgagacttgtacaccgccacccggattgaggagagtaaccatgccaccacaaggacctaccaagtagtgtgaattgggcattccaaattggggagaaaaggggatggatatatatatatatatatatatatatacacaggtccttctcaagaaattagcatattgtgataaagttcattattttccataatgtaatgataaaaattaaactttcatatattttagattcattacacaccaactgaaatatttcaggtcttttattgttttaatactgatgattttggcatacagctcatgaaaacccaaaattcctatctcaaaaaattagcatatcatgaaaaggatctctaaacgagctattaacctaatcatctgaatcaactaattaactctaaacacctgcaaaagattcctgaggcttttaaaaactcccagcctgtttcattactcaaaaccgcaatcatgggtaagactgccgacctgactgctgtccagaaggccatcattgacacccttaagcaagagggtaagacacagaaagaaatttctgaacaaataggctgttcccagagtgctgtgtcaagtacccacagtcagtgatggtctggggtgccatgtcagctgctggtgttggtccactgtgttttatcaagggcagggtaaatgcagctagctatcaggagattttggagcacttcatgcttccatctgctgaaaagctttatggagatgaagatttcatttttcagcacgacctggcacctgctcacagtgccaaaaccactggtaaatggtttactgaccatggtattactgtgctcaattggcctgccaactctcctgacctgaaccccatagagaatctgtgggatattgtgaagagaaagttgagagacgcaagacccaacactctggatgagcttaaggccgctatcggagcatcctgggcctccataacacctcagcagtgccacaggctgattgcctccatgccacgccagcactgaagcagtcatttctgcaaaaggattcccgaccaagtattgagtgcataactgaacataattatttgaaggttgacttttttgtattaaaaacacttcttttattggtcggatgaaatatgctaattttttgagataggaatttggggttttcatgagctgtatgccaaaatcatcagtattaaaacaataaaagacctgaaatatttcagttggcgtgcaatgaatctaaaatatatgaaagtttaatttttatcattacattatggaaaataatgaactttatcacaatatgctaattttttgagaaggacctgtgtgtatatatatataaaaagttgaccgatagtggattttgcagatacctaTAGCTAAGTTGGTAGTGGAAAGGTTAATAACCaatgatatatacacacacacaaccggtcaaaattttgaaacacttactcattctttattataattatttttcacattttagaataaaagtaaagtcatcacaactatggaataacataaatggaactatgggaataatGTTGTGACTTAACAAATTCCAAAAtatatcaaaactgtgttatatattAGCAAAGTAgtctttgcctagaatttgcagacttgtactattgacattttctcaagcaacttcttgaggtatcacccttggatgctttttaaacagtattgaaggagttcccatctatgttgggcccttattgactgcttttctttatgatttggtccaaatcatcaatttaaaaaaatatatattattacattttagctttataattaaataaattaatatggtgtttgagtaaaattaacatatatatatatgtatataaataatatttcaccagatgaagtTTAttgatgagaaataaaaaaaaataaaaactagcgGAAAATATTGGCATAGATCTTTGCAGATAACAGCAAAAGCAAACTATCGGCACGGATTAAtcgtaaaaccaatatatcagtctacctctaataaaaaatataaattaattgtcTAGTGTAGCCTATGTGTGCACTAAACTGCtccacctgtggtagtttacagATCCTTTATCTACCCACAGATGTGTGTAGGCATttaatttaaagtaattaaaagcAAGCATCTTCCACATGCTCATTATACATCTTCTGACACTgtaaatatttatctaaatgACATACAGGCATTATATATCAGTTAATAATCAACCATTCTACGATGGAAACTGGTACCTACCTGATTTGACAGAGGCAGCCTGTGAAGAGGGAATCTGAACAGTGAAGCGCTGGCCTGTCAGTGACACAGGTGTCCCTACTTTTGACCCCACCGTCTGCACGGAGGGTGTGCCTGTGAAAAACATAGCGATGATCATATCAATTGAGTTTCAAAACTGTATGTAGATTATTTCATTGTTCATCCATAAAAGGATGAAAGTAACAACTAAAAGCTCTTGTAATAAGAGAGCTCGGTAGATGTATTTTAGAAACAAGACATGCTCGACCAACTGACCGAAAGTTGGAGTGCTTGGCCTACTGGAAACTGCCCCCACACTCAACCGTGGCACTGTTATTCTGCCCGCAGACGAAGTCACCTAGACATCAGAACCATAGTACAAATCATACAGAGGTTCAAAAATGGTAATAATGTGTCataagatttataaaaaaaaaaaaaaaaaaaaaaagcaatacctttttctgcaagGACTTCAGTCTGTAGTTGGGTGCAGTTAGACAGTAGCGGTCTGGTGGAAGTCGTGGACCAGTGTATGGCTTAATAAGGGGTAATGGGGTTAAATTCTTCTGCCTCGAGATTTCCAACAGAAACTGAAAGGACAGACAAACCACCAACTGATTAAATCAAGCACCAACTATGTGATCAATGAAGTCACTCAAAAACAAGTTTAATCTTTAGTAAAGACATCAAGGGAGACTTAAACTATGTGATCAAATTAAGTCAATCACAAACAAGTTTAATGTTTAGTAAAGACATCAAGAGAGACTTAAACTATGTGATCAAATTAAGTCAATCACAAACAAGTTTAATGTTTAGTAAAGACATCAAGAGAGACTTAAACTATGTGATCAAATTAAGTCAATCTAAAACAAGTTTAATGTTTAGTAAAGACATCAAGAGAGACTTAAACTATGTGATCAAATTAAGTCAATCACAAACAAGTTTAATGTTTAGTAAAGACATCAAGGGAGACTTAAACTATGTGATCAAATTAAGTCAATCACAAACAAGTTTAATGTTTAGTAAAGACATCAAGGGAGACTTACATCTCGAGGTGGAGGTGATGTAAAGGACTGATCCACTCGACACTGAATTGCTAACCTTATATCATCTGCATCCACACTGGACTTTTTAGCATGGGTGGAATATATTTTTGCATCTTCAATTATAGTTGTTACATATCCTATTAAAAAAATGACAGGTTGACAGTGGCTAACATTTCTATTGAACAGGTTACTACTACAGAAATCAATTGCAAGACTTTGTTGGCACTAAAGTGAGTTCTTACTAACACATGCTgacttactgtatgtaaactcCAGCATTTGATTGATGACTCTGGGCT
The Xyrauchen texanus isolate HMW12.3.18 chromosome 34, RBS_HiC_50CHRs, whole genome shotgun sequence DNA segment above includes these coding regions:
- the LOC127628021 gene encoding transcription initiation factor TFIID subunit 9-like → MASPKTVPKDAQVMMQILKDMGITEYEPRVINQMLEFTYRYVTTIIEDAKIYSTHAKKSSVDADDIRLAIQCRVDQSFTSPPPRDFLLEISRQKNLTPLPLIKPYTGPRLPPDRYCLTAPNYRLKSLQKKVTSSAGRITVPRLSVGAVSSRPSTPTFGTPSVQTVGSKVGTPVSLTGQRFTVQIPSSQAASVKSATPATPTVQNVLINPSLIGSKNILITTNMVSQNSSNDSTSLKRKHEDEDDYDAL